Proteins from a single region of Zavarzinella sp.:
- a CDS encoding HlyD family efflux transporter periplasmic adaptor subunit: MLTRIALPLISIAMLCFALIHVVSGNQTNPKLPPMVEPAKQPFAKTVAGAGIVEPKSENISIGAYLPGIVTEIMVKVNDTVEPGTPLFRLDDRHLAADEEVKKAELTIAKEELKQLEQSPKPQELLPLEARVQEAKAVLASAVDASRRANDLARTGAIGEEEVVQRRNAEKTAIAQLARAEADLALMKKEVEVVWERQKDVLRSRIQLAEERVRQVAVERKRMIVTAPIRGKVLQKDLHVGEYVGIPAGRTLMVLGDTSTLHIRMDVDEADIPRLNLKAEAIASPRGNGEVKIPLKFVRVEPLVVPKKSLTGLGTERVDTRVLQVIFAVQSTPQDLYVGQQLEVFLRAE; this comes from the coding sequence ATGCTGACACGAATTGCCCTGCCACTGATCTCGATTGCTATGCTTTGTTTCGCCTTGATTCATGTGGTAAGTGGGAATCAGACCAATCCCAAACTCCCACCGATGGTGGAACCCGCAAAACAACCGTTTGCCAAAACAGTAGCTGGGGCCGGGATTGTGGAGCCCAAAAGCGAAAACATCTCGATTGGTGCCTATCTTCCAGGCATCGTTACGGAAATTATGGTTAAGGTAAACGATACAGTGGAACCAGGAACGCCATTGTTTCGGCTGGATGATCGTCATCTGGCAGCCGATGAGGAAGTGAAAAAGGCGGAACTGACGATTGCCAAGGAAGAATTAAAACAGTTGGAACAAAGCCCCAAGCCACAGGAATTGCTACCACTGGAAGCACGAGTGCAGGAAGCGAAAGCGGTGCTGGCCAGTGCGGTGGATGCTTCACGACGAGCGAACGATCTGGCACGCACGGGAGCCATTGGCGAAGAGGAAGTGGTGCAGCGACGCAACGCCGAAAAAACGGCGATTGCACAACTGGCACGTGCCGAAGCGGACCTGGCTTTAATGAAAAAAGAGGTCGAAGTAGTTTGGGAACGCCAGAAAGATGTTCTGCGTTCCCGCATCCAACTGGCAGAGGAAAGAGTACGGCAGGTGGCCGTGGAACGGAAACGGATGATTGTTACCGCACCGATCCGTGGGAAGGTGCTGCAAAAAGACCTGCACGTGGGGGAATATGTGGGAATCCCAGCAGGTCGTACCCTGATGGTACTGGGAGATACCAGCACGCTGCACATCCGAATGGACGTGGATGAAGCCGATATACCCCGCCTGAACCTGAAAGCCGAGGCGATTGCCAGCCCACGTGGGAATGGGGAAGTGAAAATTCCATTAAAATTTGTGCGTGTGGAACCCCTGGTGGTGCCTAAAAAATCGCTGACCGGCTTAGGCACTGAACGGGTA